The sequence TCTATCCCGACTGCTACAAGGAAGACACCGGCCAAGAACTGCTTCGCTACCACTGGGACCTGCATCAGGGGCGCTTCCACGGCGAGTACGTGCACGTCACCTTCGGCCAGGCGAAGATCAGCGTGCTGAAAGGCTTCGACGACAAAAACGACCTGGAGAACTTCTTCCTCGACGCCGGTCAGAAAGAAACCCTGAACAAAGTCAGCGGCACGAAGATCGAAGAAGCCGTCGTCGAGACCCGCGCCTGGAACGAAAACGGCAAAGTCGTCGGCTCGCCGCATCCGCACCGTCTGCGCCGCTCAGGCGGCGGGCGCTGGTACGTTTACGATTACCAGCCGCGCTTTTAATCCCCGAGAGGAGCTGAAGAAAAATGTTTCCTTCCGCAAAAAGGCTGACCGCCGTTCTGATCTTCTGCCTGAGCGCCGCGCTGCCCGCCGCCGCGCAGGAACCGGCGACGAGAACGGGCGAAGAAAAACCGGTCGTATATGACTTCGCGTTCTGCAAAAACTCCATCGCGCAGGAACTCAGCGTCCGCGCCATGCTCGTCAAGGGCGACGCCTTTCTCTACCCCGATCGCGTCGCCAAGCTGAAACAGTACGTGAGTTACATGTATTCGCCGACGACGCTCTCGCCCGCGCTGAATTTCATCGGCACGCCGGCGGAGATCCAACGTTGCCGGGAGACGGCCGACGCTTTTCAGCGCTACAACGATACCGCCCTCCGCCGCACCACGTTCCGCGACATGTTCGTCATCCTCCTCGCCAATTCGGCCGTCATCCGCGCCAAGAAACTGGACGACTCCTTCCAGTGGTTCGAAGAGATGGGGCCGACCTACAAAGGGCACATGAACGGCTACGACGCCGCCTACCGCAAGTTCGTCGAAGCCGCCCAAAAGCTGAAGAACAACGTCGATCTGAAGGGCGTGAAAGCGAGCGGTCCCTATCCCTGGAACGTCGATTTCGCCGACGTCGTCATCTACGCCGGCCTGAACGAATACGCGCATAAAAATCTGCGCGCCCAGCCTTACTTCGAGAACGAGATCCGCGTCCTCGACGCGCAGATTGTCGCCTGCAGCGATTCGAAACTGAACGAGCAGAAAAGCATGTTCGAAGCGCTCAAGAAAGAATGGGAGAAAGCTCACGCCGCGTTCAACCAGGCGAAAGAAGCCGTGCTGAAACTGCCCGGTTACGCCGAGATCCAGCACCTCGTCGACGCCGACGAAAAGATCCTGCTCCACACTTTCGATCTGCTCGACGGAGCGCTGACGATCATCGAATACCTGAACAAAGGCGACACAATCGGCGGCAGCCTGCGCACCTGGAAGAACGTCGCCACAACCGCCTTCAATACGGGAGATTCCGTCACCAGCGGCGGCGGTCCCGTCTACACGCGCCGCCTGCGCAAAAGCCTGACCGAGCTGCGCCGCATCTGGAACGACGCCGTCGCGCACCTCGACGTCGCCTACGGCGGCTCGCCGGGCTGGCACACGATGAAATATTAAAGGGGAGGCACAAAAAATGAAAATCTCGCGCGCGCTCGTTCTGTCGCTGCTCCTTGCCGCAGGTTCGGCCGCGGCGAGTAGCGCCGTCACCGTGGCCGAAGTGATCCAGTCGGGCGGCGAATACCGGGGCAAGATCGCCACGCTCCTGCTTCCGCAGGGCTGGAAGAAAGGCACGTTCGACACCGACCGCTGGCTCGACTTCAAGGCCCCGACCGGCAGGATCACCACCAAGACGCTGCGCTTCTCGCAGGAGATCCTCTACTCCCACTCGCCCGAAGAGTTTCAGCGGAAGATCGCCGCCGCCGCGGAAAAGGCGGGCGCGCCGCTGCAATCCCTGGTAATCGACGACGTTCCCTTCCAGTTCTATGTAACGCCGTCGAAATATCAGGACAAGCGCGTCCCCGGCACGCAGTACGACATGATCCTGTGGGCCGACTGGCCCCGCAAGGAAGAACCGGCCGGCAACGAATTCCGCGACGCCATGAACATCTCCATCCTGGAGCGTCCGCTGCTCGGCCCCGATGCGCAGACGGCGCTGAAGCCCGAACAGATCGGCGAGCTGCTGCGCAAGGGCATCCTCCCCGACGTGGAAATCATGGCCATGCTGCAAAGCGTTGCCTTTGCCGACGGCCCCGCCAAACGCTACCACGCGCGCTTCGCCGCCATCCGCCGCCAGGCGCAGGAGCAGAAAGACGCCGCCGCGGTGACGCGCCTGGTCGCCGTCGGCAAACTGGCCGGCACGTGGGTCCCCGACGAGCTGCGCGTGAACGGACGCACGCTGACCGGCGCCGAAATGGAAGAAGCCGCCGCCGGCCGCCTGCGCACCGTCACCTTCAGCACGGACGGCACCTACCGCTTCGAGCCGCGCGACGAGACGTGGAAGCCAAACGACAAAGGCGGCTACACGCTCGGCGACCTCAGCGGCCGTCTCTGGGTCGAGAACAACGGCCTCGTCAACTTCCGCGACGCCGACGGCTATCACTTCGTCTTCCGCAAGCTGCCCAACGAGTTCCCCAGCGATCCCGAGCTGCTCGCCGTCGCCGTCGGCGAATGGACGCCGGTGGAACTGATCGCCGGCGGCACGGACGCCATGGGCGACGAGCTCGAGCGCGCCGCCCGGCTGGCCCGCGTTCCGCTGCAGCCGCTTTCCGTGCGCCCCGACGGCACGCTGTTCGACGGCAGGAAGTTCGGCTCGTGGAAGCTCGAAAACAACCGCTTCGTCATGACGTTCGAAAACTGCCAGTTCGTCCTGCGCGGCGCGCATATCGAAAACCTCGCCGCCGACGGCGCGCGCGTGATCTACGCGCGTCAGGGCGAAGAGCGCCGCTTCAAGTCGGTCTTCATGGGCGAGCTGCTGGCCGCCGAAGCGGCGGCGGCCGAGAGCGAACCGGTCATCGGCCGCTGGGAGCCCGCACGCGTGACGAAAAACGGCGAAGAGATGCCCAAGGGCATCGCCAGCGACAACTATCGCGCCAACGCCCGCCCCATCTGGATCCGCTCCGACGGCGCGGTCTTCGCGGACGGGCGCGACTGCGGCGCGTGGAAGAACGAGGGCGGCGTTTACACGTTCAGTCTCAAGAGTCCGCTCGCCCAGGCGGAGCTCAAGTTCGAAGACGGGAAACTGACGCGCGGCTTTTCCGGCGGCGTCGTCGTGATCTACAAAAAACTGCCGTTCACGCTCCAGTGAGGGGACGGTTCTTCCCGCCCCGCGAAACCGAAACGTTTCGCGGGGCGTTTTTCGTTGTCCCGCGCGGGACGGGAAAAAGTCTTTCCGCCGCGCCGCGTTCGTCCGCGCCGCGACTTTCACCCCTTCGGGTGATGCCTTTTCGCGGCGGCGCGCTTATGATGGCGGCAAGAACGTCGGTCAGGCTGTCTTTTTTTCCACGCGCGTTTTGAGCGGAAAAGCCTCGAAAGCCGACAAAAATCCCGTGCATGAAACGGCTTTTTATGTTAATCTTACGATGATGTTAATAAAGAATAATTTCTCGGGAAAACTTGAGAAAGAAATCTGAGAGGGGTGCTGAGAATGGGACTTTTCAAAGCGATCGGCGGCGCCATGGGAGACGTGCTTTCCGACCAGTGGCGCGAGTACTTTTACTGCGACGCGATGGAACGCGACGTGCTCGTCGAACGCGGCTACAAACGCAAGGGCAAGCGCGGCAACAACAAGGGCGGCGACAACATCATCAGCAACGGCTCGATCATCTCCGTGGCCGACGGCCAGTGCATGATCGTCGTCGATCAGGGAAAAGTCGTCGAACTCTGCGCCGAACCGGGCGAGTTCGTCTACGACACGTCCAGCGAGCCGAGCATCTTCTCCGGCGGCCTCGGGCACGGCCTCAAGGAAAGCTTCAAGACCATCGGCAAGCGCATTTCCTTCGGCGGCGAAGCGCCCAAGGAGCAGCGCGTCTATTACTTCAACACCAAGGAGATCATGGGCAACCGTTACGGCACGGCCAACCCCGTTCCGTTCCGCGTTGTCGACAAGAACATCGGCCTCGACGTGGAGATCGACATCCGCTGCAACGGCGAATATTCCTACCGCATCACCAATCCGATGCTGTTCTACGCCAACGTCTGCGGCAACGTGAACGAAGTTTACACGCGCGATCAGATCGACAGCCAGCTCAAGACCGAGCTGCTGACGGCGCTTCAGCCGGCGTTCGCCAGGATTTCCGAGATGGGCGTGCGTTACAGCTCGCTGCCGGCTCACACCATGGAAATGGCCAAGACGCTCAACGACCTGCTCTCCGAGCAGTGGGGCGCGCTGCGCGGCATCGAAATCGTGGCCTTCGGCATCAACTCCGTCAAGGCGTCCGCCGAGGACGAGAAACGGATCAAAGACCTGCAGATGGGCGCGGTGCTCCGCAATCCCGAGATGATGGCCGCCCATCTCGGCCAGGCGCAGGCCGACGCCATGCGCGCCGCCGCCTCCAACACGGCCACCGGGCCGATGTTCGCCTTCGCGGGCATGAACATGGCGTCTCAAGCCGGCGGCATGAACGCGGCCAACCTGTTCGCCATGAGCGCGCAGCAAAAGGCCGCTCAGGCGGCCGCCGAGCCCGCGCAGACCGCGGCGCCCGCTCCCGCCGCCGGATGGAAGTGCTCCAAGTGCGGGCACGGGGACAACCGCGGCAAATTCTGCTCCGAATGCGGCGCGCCCCAGCCCGCTCCGGCTTCGGCCGAAGGCTGGACCTGCCCGACCTGCGGCCACGTCAACAAGGGCAAGTTCTGCCCCGAATGCGGCGCCAGAAAGCCCGCCGGCGAACCTCTCTACAAGTGCGACAAGTGCGGCTGGGAACCCAGGGATCCCCATCATCCGCCCAAGTTCTGCCCCGAGTGCGGCGATCCCTTCGACGAAAACGACAACGTCGCCAGATAAAGAATTTTCCGCGAAGTTTCCGCATCGCGCTCGAAAGGAGAAAACTTCATGGAAGAAAAAACGGCCTTTCAGGACGAGCAGGAACCTGTACGGGTCCAAACCAAGGACGAGACCGACAAGAAATGCCCGCAGTGCGGCGGCGTCATGGAGTTCGACCCCGCCACGGGCGGCATGAAATGCCCCTACTGCGAATACGCCGAAGAGATCGCGGCCGGCGAGGCCGCCCGCGAGATCGACTTCGAAGACGCCGAAGACCGCGCCAGCCACGACTGGGGCGCCGCCAAGAAACGGGTCCTCTGCGAGTCCTGCGGCGCGGAGACGATCTACGACGCGCTCGAAGTCGCCAATGAATGCCCTTACTGCGGCTCCAACCAGGTCATGGAAGTACGGGACGACGACACCATGGCTCCCGGCGGCGTCTGCCCGTTCACGATCGACAAGAAGACCGCCGGCGCGAATTTCAAGCGCTGGATCGCCGGCAAACTGTTCTGCCCGTCGCTGGCCAAGCAGAAGGCGCGCCCCGACGCGTTCCACGGCGTTTATCTGCCTTACTGGACGTTCGACACGCAGACCGAATCCGAGTACGACGGACGCTACGGCATCTACCGCACGGTCAGGGAGGCCGACGGCAAGACCCGCACGGTCACGGACTGGTACTACACTTCCGGCGATTACAGCGAGTTCGTCAACGACCACACCGTGCTCGCCACGACGCGCCACGACGCCTCGATCCTGAACGAGATCCTGCCGTTCGACACCGAGGCCAACGTGGCTTATAACCCGCGATACCTGGCCGGCTACGCCGCCGAGCGCTACTCGCTCGGACTCAACGACGGCTGGGACCAGGGACGGGAAGAGATCGACCGTCATCTGGAAAGCCAGATCGAACGGAAGATCCGCTCCGAATGCCGCGCCGACGCGGTCGCCAACGTCAACGTGCAGACCAGTTACGACGACCTCAAGTTCAAGTACCTGCTGCTGCCGGTATGGCTGTCGTCGTTCCGCTACAACGGCAAGGTCTACAACTTCATGGTCAACGGGCAGACCGGACGGGTCGGCGGCAAGTCGCCGATCTCGGCGCTCCGCGTCGCCGTCGCCGTGCTTCTGACCGCCGCGGTCATCGGCGGCGCCTGGTACTTCATCAACAAAAGATCGGCGCCGTCGGCCGTGCGGTCGTCCTTCCAAGGCCCGGCACGGACGTTCGATTCGACGCGGTCGACCGCCGCTTTGCCGGAGGATTTCGCACGTCGGCTGAAAATGTTCCACGTGGAACATTCTTGGTGTCAAACGGGCTTCCGTTCAGTCGTAAGCTCGTTTTCCGCATCATAAAATCCG is a genomic window of Pyramidobacter piscolens W5455 containing:
- a CDS encoding SPFH domain-containing protein, whose amino-acid sequence is MGLFKAIGGAMGDVLSDQWREYFYCDAMERDVLVERGYKRKGKRGNNKGGDNIISNGSIISVADGQCMIVVDQGKVVELCAEPGEFVYDTSSEPSIFSGGLGHGLKESFKTIGKRISFGGEAPKEQRVYYFNTKEIMGNRYGTANPVPFRVVDKNIGLDVEIDIRCNGEYSYRITNPMLFYANVCGNVNEVYTRDQIDSQLKTELLTALQPAFARISEMGVRYSSLPAHTMEMAKTLNDLLSEQWGALRGIEIVAFGINSVKASAEDEKRIKDLQMGAVLRNPEMMAAHLGQAQADAMRAAASNTATGPMFAFAGMNMASQAGGMNAANLFAMSAQQKAAQAAAEPAQTAAPAPAAGWKCSKCGHGDNRGKFCSECGAPQPAPASAEGWTCPTCGHVNKGKFCPECGARKPAGEPLYKCDKCGWEPRDPHHPPKFCPECGDPFDENDNVAR